GCCAAGGATTATGTGACCTGGCAGCCCGAATACGTCAAGGGCGAATCCGTGATCAACGGCGTCAAGGTCAAACGCTATGATGTGCTTCGTCCGCGCGATATCGCCTCCTTCAACGCTTTTTCGGATCAGGTCTTTTTCCATGCTCACGAGCGCAAGGACGAGCTGGAGTGGATGGAGCGCCAGGGCCCCTTCAGTCCCTCTTTGATCGAAGCGATCAAGCGCGAAGCGGGCCGGCACGACCGCTGGATCTTTTTCACCTATCTCTATTACAACACCTATTGGGGCCTGAAGGCCGTTCCGAGTCCGACCATTCTGGTTCCCACCGCCCACGACGAACCGGCCCTCTATTTGGAGATCATGCGCGAGGTCTTCGAGCGCCCGGCCGCCTTCATGTTCAACACGGCGGCCGAAAAGGACATGCTGGCCCGCCGCTTCTCTTTCGAGGGCAAGCGCCAGGAGACCGTGGGCGTCGGTGTGGAAATCCCCGACGCGCCGGCCCATTGGCCGATTGCCGGGAAATACTGCGACCTGCAGCCCTATGTGCTATACGCCGGCCGCATCGAGCCCGGCAAGGGCTGCGCGGAGATGTTCGAATAC
The genomic region above belongs to Candidatus Aminicenantes bacterium and contains:
- a CDS encoding glycosyltransferase family 4 protein; this translates as MAMKIAFVIQRYGPEVMGGSELHCAMIAERLVARGYECTVYTTTAKDYVTWQPEYVKGESVINGVKVKRYDVLRPRDIASFNAFSDQVFFHAHERKDELEWMERQGPFSPSLIEAIKREAGRHDRWIFFTYLYYNTYWGLKAVPSPTILVPTAHDEPALYLEIMREVFERPAAFMFNTAAEKDMLARRFSFEGKRQETVGVGVEIPDAPAHWPIAGKYCDLQPYVLYAGRIEPGKGCAEMFEYYIRSAEHHPGLKLLLVGKLLMPLPDHPGIRYLGFVPPEEKTAAMALARATIHPSHFESLCMAALESLAVRTPILVQGTTEPLRQHCLQGNAGLFYANAEEFDIALDLLIRDDRLRTILGNNGLAYVQKNYTWERILDKYAILFEALTSWPS